Below is a window of Fibrobacter sp. UWB11 DNA.
GACGGATGCTTCGTTTGGCGGTATCATGGAAAATCCGTTCTACACGACGTTTACCGTGATTTTGCTTGCTTCGACGGTGTGGCTCCTGTTCCGCATGATTTACTCTCGCCGTTACGTGCGCGGTTTTATTCTTGGCATCACGTTCTGCGTGCAGATTTTCGTGATTCTCTTGAATGTGTCCGGTACGTTTACGATTGACATTAACCAGCGTTATGTGCTTGTGGCGCTCCCGCTGTTTGCGCTTTTGATGGCGCTTGGCCTTTATGATGCGCTCACGTTTACGACTAAGATGAAAAATGACGCTGCGGCAAAAATTGTTGCCGGTGCGGCATGCATTTTGTCGATTGGGCTCATGGTTTACCATGCCCCGAGCTACAGATCGAACATGCTTTATTACAAGAACAAGCTTTTGGCCGAAGAAGACTTCTTGAATACGGAACTTGCGAAGTATCCTAAAAATTCCGTGTTTATTTATGCAAGACCTTGGCAGATGCTTGCTTCTGGACATACTTCGTTTAGCGAAAGTTCGTTCAAGAGCTGGAGTACTGAAACATTTGCGGAATGGTTGCAGAAATCGGGCGGAAATATTTATCTCGTTCGTGGTCAGGATGGCTATGGCAAGGTGAATCGCGCAAGCCGCGTCGTTGGTTTCAAGACGACTGACCAGATTGACGATATCCTCAATGATTTCAAGAACGAACGTGTGTTGATGAACGCCAAAGATTTCGGCTACGGACTTGCTATTTACAAGATCCTTTCGAAGAAGGGCGTGTCGCATTATGCTCAAAACTTCATGGTGACCGAAGAATCGAACGGAATGATTGTCGTGAACAAACGCTTCCCGGAATCGATTGCTTGCGATTACAAGGTGAACGATAAGGATCAAGGCGAAATGCTTGTCTCGAACAACGCCGATACGTTGCTTCTTGATTCTGCAAAAATTCGCCCGGGTATGAATCGAGTTGTTTTGAGCTGCTCCATGCCAGATGAAGATACGCTTGTAACGTACAGGGATTTCTTTATCGAAGGTGAAAAAGTGGCGCTTCTCTCCAGACTTAAAATGCAGACTTTTGTCCAGGAATGGGGTGAACCGCAGATGGATGCAACGGTGGAACATCACAAGTTGACTCTTGATGGAGAACCGTTCCGTTATGGCGTTGGTAGCCATGCAAATTCGTCTCTGATGTATTCGCTCTCTCGCAATTACGATTGGTTCTACGCTGTTATTGGTGTTGATGATGAAAGTGCTTGCGGCGATGGCGCCTACTTTGCTGTGGAAGCGGATGGCCGTGAAATCTATCGTTCCAAGAAACTTTATACAACGGACAAGGAACGTCTGAAACTCAATATCAAGGGCGCAAAATCGCTTAATTTGCGTGTGTTGATGGGCGATAACAAGGATTGCGACCATGGCGATTGGGCGCACGCCTGGCTTGAGGCTGAAAATTGAAAGTCCTTGTAGCACCGCTAGATTGGGGTCTTGGGCATGCAACGCGTTGTGTGCCCGTTATCCGCGAGTTCTTGCGGGCGGGAGCTGAGGTTGAACTCGCTGTAGTCAAGGCGAACGCGAATTTCTTCCGTGAAGTATTTCCGGAACTTCGACAGCGCTTGGCTCCAAGTTATAACATCGTATATCCGAAACACGGCTACAACATGGCGCTTTGGCTGCTCAAGAACAGCATGCACTTGAATTCAGTCATGCGTTATGAACACCATTTTGCCGAAGAAATGGTCGACCGTCATGGTTACGATGTGCTATTTTCGGACAATCGTTTTGCGTTCTATTCCAAGAGGGCTTATAGCATTTACATGACGCACCAGCGTCGAATTGCGTTCCCGCGTTCTTTTGCCGCGTTTGAACGAGTCGGTGTGATGTGGCATGCCAATATTATGCGTAAGTTCGATGAAGTCTGGGTTCCCGACATGGAAATTTTCCCGGGCTACGCGGGTTCGCTTTCTCATTCGGGGGCGACTCCGGGCGACAAGCCCCTTCGTTACGTGGGGCCGCTTTCGAGATTTTCAGAGAAAACTTTGCCTGCAGTGCAGAGAAAATCGCCGATTCCAGAAAATGTCGATCTCGAAAAAGATGTCGACTTGATGAGCGTGTCTGAGTTTATGGCGCGTTCTGCGAACGTGGAATGGAATGTCTCTGATGCATCGATGGATGCTAAAAAATCTGCGCGGTACAAGGTCGTGGCTGTTGTGTCGGGCGTGGAACCTGCACGCACGCAGTTTGAATTGCAGTTGCGCGAAGCGCTTTTGAAAATTCCTGGCCGCCACATGATGATTCTAGGGAAGCCCTCTGCGGGTTATAAGACGTGGACCGAAGGAAATATCGAGTTCCATACGCATTTGGCAACGCCAGAATTTGCAGATGCCGTGCGAAGTGCCGATTATGTGGTGAGCAGAGGCGGGTACAGCACGGTGATGGACATGGCAGAACTTGGTGCAAAATGTATTTTTGTTCCGACTCCAGGGCAGTTTGAACAGATTGTCCTTGCGCATGATTTGTCGAAGGCTGGCTATGCTGTAGAAATCAAGGCGGACCAGTTGAACGCCGATACGCTTGTCAAGTCTTTTGAATCTTGTGTCAAAATGCCGAAGCTTGGAAATTCAAATTTGCTTCGCTCGGCTGTCGAAAATATTGCTCGAATTATTTAAAGAGAGATGTCTATGAACCAGTTTGTCCTTGCGTTCCCGATTCCTGTAGCTGTTGATGAAATTTTTGCGATTACCGAAAATGTCAAGGTTGCCGCTGATGCAAAAACGGTGATGATTCCCGGATGCAGCGTGCTTTTTAATGTTGTGCGCCAGCCGGCTTCGGCTGATGTTCTGGACATCTTCAAGGAACACTGCGAATTGACCGCCGAAGAAGAACAATCGCTCTCTGCTCATAAATCGCTGTTGTTCTTGCTCGGAAACGTAAAGAGCATGAACGATGTCGAAATGGTGAATGTTGCCGTTTTGAAGATGTTTACTGCAGGTGCCGTAGGCGTTTATATGCAACAGTCGGGAACCGCTTGGACTGCAAATGAATTCCGAGATACGTTAGGTTCTGGCGAATATCCGATGGATGCGTGGATTAACATTATCGAAGGCGAGGATGATAAGACCCTCTATACGCTTGGACTTGCTACGTTCTCGCTTCCGGATTTGTGTATCTCGACTACAATCGAAGACCCGGAAGAAGCGCTGTTGATGGCTGCGGATAGCTTGTTCGGTGACGGGATCCCGGCAAAGTCGGGGAGTGTCATTGATTGGGGCGAGGGTGAAAAGTATGTGCTTCGCCAAGAACTCAAGGGCCTGTTCTCTAAAGACGCTCCTGAATACAATAAGCAAGGTTTGCTTAGAATTTTGAAAAAATAATAATGCTTATAACCCAAATGGGCTATGGGAGTATTATAGATTTTTGTCTAAATTTGCGTTTGTATGTTAAAAAACGCAACATTTTATATTTCTGAACAGTTGTTTTTCACACAACTGCTTAGCTTTTCTTACAAGTGTTGTAAAAATTGTCCTGTCGGTATTCCGTCGGGCTTATTTGTTTTTTAACGATAAAGAAGGAATGCAAAAAATGAATAATTTAAATGTATTTAAAAAGGTGCGAATAGGTTTAATCCTACTCGTGATGTTTTTAATCTCTTCAACCGCATGGGCCGTGCCTACCCCTTCTCCTGTCAAGTACATTGACGAGAATGGCGATGTACAGGAAATTTCGAAGTATACCGAAGTGGCTGTTAATGATGACGGGGCCCTTAATATTAAGGGTAGTGGTTGGTATGTGGTCAAAGGCTCGATTTATGCAACGAAGGCCGTCAATATCTTCACCGATGTAAACCTAGTTCTTACCGATGGCTCGGAACTTACCATTGATATTTCTGCTGATGGTACAGAAGACCAAACTGTTTTCAATGTTGGTCGATTGGCTATTTATAGTCAAGAGGATCAATCGGGTACATTGACTTTAGAAAGTAGTGCTAATGTTGAAACTTCCTATGGTATTGCTGCTTTTGGGGATGTGATTATTGCGGGTGGTTATGTAAAATCAACCGCAAGATATGCAATATATACTGTAGGAAATACAACAATTAGAATTATTCGTGGTACTGTTTCTGTGGACGCACCAGCAAAAGTAATTGGCTCTAAAGGCCTTGATAGTAAAAACATAATCATTGATGGGGGTAGAATATTTGCTAACAGTACTGCTGGCTCTGGTTTTTTCGCTGAAAATAATCTTTCTATTAATGGTGGCTATATAGATATTACGGGCAAGGACAATGGTTGCTTTGCTAGAAATGATTTCTTTATGACGGATGGTTCAATTAAAATACAAGCGGCAAATAATGGCATTGATTCCTATAATGGCAATATCTATATTTCTGGAGGCTCTATAGATGCGACCGTTTCACATTATCAAGGCACGGGTCTTTTTGCGAATAAAGGAAAAATCGTTGTTTCCGGTGGCTCTATAGACTTATCTGTACGGCAGTATATTAATGGAATTTCTGCAAAAGATTCTCTAGTTCTCGGATGGACGAATACCTACGATTATATCAAATCTTCGGGTTTCTCTAGTGGCAAGGCTGTTGTTGTTGGTGCTTATGACAAGGATGGAGCGCTCGTGCTTAATAGCATATCGTTCAAGGACGAAGAAGGCAATGGGTACACCGGCGATATTACTGGAAATCTTAAAGAAATCCAAAACAAGAAGCTTACACCGGCTTTTAAGATTGCTTTTGAAACTGGCGATGAAAATGTGGTTGTCGATCCGCTGTTTGTTGGTGTCTACGGAACATCGACAAAACCTGCAGACCCAAAACGCAATGGCTATAAGTTTGTAGGCTGGTACACCGATAAAGATTTTAAGACGGAATTTGACTGGAATGAAAAAATTTCACAGGATATTACGGTGTATGCCAAATGGAAAAAAGAGTTGCCTCCTGTCAAGTATCTTGATGAAAATGGCGAGACGAAGACTATTACAGATTACATCGAGCTTGTCGGTGACGAATCTCCGGACGATCCGATGTTCAAGAATGGCGGCTGGTTTGTGGTCAAGGGCGAAGTGACGTATGATGAAGCCCAGGGGCATTATTTGCCGTTCGAGTTGCAAATTGACAAAAATTGGAACCGTTTGGGACCGGATGTCAACCTGATTCTTGCAGATGGTGCCAAGCTGACTGCGAAGAATGAGGATTACGATATGTCGTTTAGGAATCTGGCCGTCTATGCCCAGAGCACTGGCGAAAATATGGGAAAGTTCGAGGTCTATGCGAAAAATAGCACCGCTATAGATGTATTTAATGCATTTACCGTTTATGGAGGCTCTGTCAAGGCTCATTCATTTGAAGAATATGAGTATGGTATTTGGGCTGGTTCAGTCACGGTTAACGGTGGTATAGTCGATGCTGCTGGTATTACTTATGGTATTTATGCTGGCGATAGGAAAGTTATCGTCAATGGCGGTTCTGTTACCGCAGCTGGTTTCAGTGGAATTTTTGGTTATGAAGGAATCGAAATTAACGGAGGCGATGTCGATGCGACCGCGACAGGAGTTTCCGATGAAAACAATTTCAGTTATGCTATTGGTTCTTGGTATGATGTTAATGTAAATGGAGGCTCTCTTACTGTACATGCCAAAGACAAAAGCAGTTATGGCGTGTTTGTGAGTGGCTCTGTAGCACATTTAAATGCTGGTGAGGTCATTGCCGATGGTGAAGGTAGTGGCATTGCTGCACGACCCTCATGTTCGTCTTCTGGTGTTGAACTTGCTGGGGCTACCGTCACGACTAACCGCTATACTTATATTGATGATTTGAGGTCTAAAAGTGGTTTCTTTGTTAAAGTTGCGAATGACGTTCTCTATACCGATGGCGAAGGCAATGTCTTTGAAGGTTCCATTTTTAAATGGGATGATTTGGTTGGTGAGTTTATTGACAAGCTTGACGTTGTCGCTGGCAAAACCCTCACTCCAGTTTATAAGATTTCTTTTGAAACAGGCGATGAAAATATTTCTATTGAGTCTCAAAAACTTGCTGCTGGTACAACCCCGACCAAACCTGCAGACCCAAAACGCAATGGCTATAAGTTTGTAGGCTGGTACACCGATAAAGATTTTAAGACGGAATTTGACTGGAATGAAAAGATTTCACAGGATATTACGGTGTATGCCAAATGGAAAAAAGAGTTGCCTCCTGTCGAGTATCTTGACGAAAATGGCGAGACGAAGACTATTACAGATTACATCGAGCTTACCGGTGACGAATCTCCGGACGATCCGATGTTCAAGAATGGCGGCTGGTTTGTGGTCAAGGGCGAAGTGACGTATGATGAAGCCCAGGGGAATTATTTGCCGTTCGAGTTGCAAATTGACAAAAATTGGAACCGTTTGGGACCGGATGTCAACCTGATTCTTGCAGATGGTGCCAAGCTGACTGCGAAGAATGAGGATTACTATATGTCGTTTAGGAATCTGGCCGTCTATGCCCAGAGCACTGGCGAAAATATGGGAAAGTTCGAGGTCTATGCGGAAAATAGCACCGCTATAGATGTATTTAATGCATTTACCGTTTATGGCGGCTCTGTCAAGGCTGTTTCGGAAAACAGTGATGGTATTAGTGCTGGTTCAGTCACGGTTCACGGTGGTATAGTCGATGCTGCTGGTACTTCTTCAGCTGAATATTCAGGTTTTGGTATTTATGCTAGCGATGAGAACGTTATCGTCAATGGCGGTTCTGTTACCGCAGCTGGTTTCAGAGGAATTTTGGGTTCTAGAGGAATCGAAATTAACGGAGGCGATGTCGATGCGACCGCGACAGGAGTTTCCGATGAATACAATTTCAGTTATGCTATTGGTTCTTGGTATGATGTTAATGTAAATGGAGGCTCTCTTACTGTACATGCCAAAGACAAAAGCAGTTATGGCGTGTATGTGAGTGGCTCTGTAGCACATTTAAATGCTGGTGAGGTCTTTGCCGATGGTGAAGGTAGTGGCTTTGCTGCACGACCCTCATGTTCGTCTTCTGGTGTTGAACTTGCTGGGGCTACCGTCACGACTAACCGCTATACTTATATTGATGATTTGGGGCCTAAAAGTGATTTCTTTGTTAAAGTAGCCGTAAATGTTCTCTACACCGATGGCGAAGGCAATGTTTTTGAAGGTTCCATTTTTAAATGGGATGATTTGGTTGGTGAGTTTATTGACAAGCTTGACGTTGTCGCTGGCAAAACGTTGCGTCCGGTCAAGCCGAATATCGTCGTTACACAAGATGGTGAGGGTAAGATCCATGCCGAAATCAACGGAAACTACATCGGGGAAGATGATTTCATAATAACGGATAGAATTGAAGTTGACGAAGTGAAGTTTGAACGCGATTTTACGACCGAAGGCTATTCTACCATAGTGCTTCCGTTCAACATAAAGACTAGCCTTTTAGTTGGTGTTGATTCTGTTCTTTCGTTTAATGGCATTGTCTTGGATGAAAATAAAAAGAAGGCCGTGGCCATGCAGGTTGTATGGGAAAAATCAATGGAAGAAGTTGAATTGCGAGCTTACACTCCGTATATGATCAAGATGAGCGACAAGTCTCTTGAAATTCTTGGCTCTGTAGTCTTGGAAACGACTCGCGATGCCGTTACCGAAAAGGATGGCTGGGAATTCCGTGGAACATATTCTTTCATGAAGTGGACCGAGGACAGTCCGGATTTGGGCCGAGTCTATGGCTTTGCCGCTTCTTCTGAAGGTGACGTGTCTGTAGGTCAGTTTGTTAAAGTCGCTGCTGGGGCCAGTATCCGTCCGCTGCGTGCTTACTTGATTCACAATGTGCCGAGCATGGTTCGCGCTAATGGCTACTATGCGAACCGCAACGTGGCTTCTATAAAGGATGAACTTCCGGAACAGATGAATTTGGTCATTGTGGGTAAAGACAAGAACGGCGAAGAACACACGACTGTCATTGGCCAGTTCAATACCCGCAGTGGAGAATTCCGTGCGAATAGCGTAAAGCGCGTGTACGACCTCAAGGGGCGTTCTGTGAACAAGGATGCTCGAAAGGTACGTGGTGCCTATTATGGAAAAAATTTACTACATTAACCCCCAAACCTTAAACAATTGAATACAAAAGAATATGAAAAAAGAACAAGAACAGAAAAAAGAATACACATCTCCCGAGATGAAAATTGTTGAATTGCGTCATGAACTCAACTTGATGCAAGGAAGCGGTTCTGAACCACCTCCTTGGAGTGACCAGCTCGGCTAGTCTATTGTAAGGACTGTGTAAACCCCGAAAGTTTTTAAGACTTTCGGGGTTTTTACGTATATGGATTTTGAAAATGGAATCGATTTCATTATATTAGTATCGTAAAAGGGGATTTTATGGCAAATATTTTGAAGTTTGAATGTATCGATAACGCTAGACAACTTGGAGGCATCTTGGCGGGGGGCCGTTGTGTCAAGCATAATAAACTTTTTCGCAGTAGCAACTTGTCTAAGGCGACTGAACATGATTTGCACCGTCTGCGCGACGAGTTTGGCGTTCATCAGGTGATTGATTTCCGTTCTGATTTTGAGTATATGCGCAAGCCGGATAAACTGCTTGATGGAATGCAGTC
It encodes the following:
- a CDS encoding glycosyltransferase → MKVLVAPLDWGLGHATRCVPVIREFLRAGAEVELAVVKANANFFREVFPELRQRLAPSYNIVYPKHGYNMALWLLKNSMHLNSVMRYEHHFAEEMVDRHGYDVLFSDNRFAFYSKRAYSIYMTHQRRIAFPRSFAAFERVGVMWHANIMRKFDEVWVPDMEIFPGYAGSLSHSGATPGDKPLRYVGPLSRFSEKTLPAVQRKSPIPENVDLEKDVDLMSVSEFMARSANVEWNVSDASMDAKKSARYKVVAVVSGVEPARTQFELQLREALLKIPGRHMMILGKPSAGYKTWTEGNIEFHTHLATPEFADAVRSADYVVSRGGYSTVMDMAELGAKCIFVPTPGQFEQIVLAHDLSKAGYAVEIKADQLNADTLVKSFESCVKMPKLGNSNLLRSAVENIARII
- a CDS encoding NPCBM/NEW2 domain-containing protein, which produces MKKEQLGRDGVKQKSLRQSFMEWKNSLQWDKPQNVMLVVTVAVLVSAFLIFNNLSVSYARHWDIEWGYYSILVTFLLLVAGIVVNAPFVAKNVKAFLPSGKSFCGLALLLIVFSVFTFGNIGNTHRVLSDETSWESMGLQMYFQHTGGVCNEGIWTDGVLDCKTEVNNFKGKALGFVYSLVFNFMEPNRDSALMVNYPFYILSLIAFFLALCKWFKSDKLALAATAFLGGMPIYLLQSRSASTEVLYILLLAVLMAWYAFVPTNKVTWKHFLLTVPLLGFFAQTRQETVFAFIPFALYYYRYFLEKSYRLPAFVASVIIVSWPSINTMAAYRGYDFQGGTHAAHSLENFWFNLKTNIEVMMNLKTDASFGGIMENPFYTTFTVILLASTVWLLFRMIYSRRYVRGFILGITFCVQIFVILLNVSGTFTIDINQRYVLVALPLFALLMALGLYDALTFTTKMKNDAAAKIVAGAACILSIGLMVYHAPSYRSNMLYYKNKLLAEEDFLNTELAKYPKNSVFIYARPWQMLASGHTSFSESSFKSWSTETFAEWLQKSGGNIYLVRGQDGYGKVNRASRVVGFKTTDQIDDILNDFKNERVLMNAKDFGYGLAIYKILSKKGVSHYAQNFMVTEESNGMIVVNKRFPESIACDYKVNDKDQGEMLVSNNADTLLLDSAKIRPGMNRVVLSCSMPDEDTLVTYRDFFIEGEKVALLSRLKMQTFVQEWGEPQMDATVEHHKLTLDGEPFRYGVGSHANSSLMYSLSRNYDWFYAVIGVDDESACGDGAYFAVEADGREIYRSKKLYTTDKERLKLNIKGAKSLNLRVLMGDNKDCDHGDWAHAWLEAEN
- a CDS encoding InlB B-repeat-containing protein — encoded protein: MPTPSPVKYIDENGDVQEISKYTEVAVNDDGALNIKGSGWYVVKGSIYATKAVNIFTDVNLVLTDGSELTIDISADGTEDQTVFNVGRLAIYSQEDQSGTLTLESSANVETSYGIAAFGDVIIAGGYVKSTARYAIYTVGNTTIRIIRGTVSVDAPAKVIGSKGLDSKNIIIDGGRIFANSTAGSGFFAENNLSINGGYIDITGKDNGCFARNDFFMTDGSIKIQAANNGIDSYNGNIYISGGSIDATVSHYQGTGLFANKGKIVVSGGSIDLSVRQYINGISAKDSLVLGWTNTYDYIKSSGFSSGKAVVVGAYDKDGALVLNSISFKDEEGNGYTGDITGNLKEIQNKKLTPAFKIAFETGDENVVVDPLFVGVYGTSTKPADPKRNGYKFVGWYTDKDFKTEFDWNEKISQDITVYAKWKKELPPVKYLDENGETKTITDYIELVGDESPDDPMFKNGGWFVVKGEVTYDEAQGHYLPFELQIDKNWNRLGPDVNLILADGAKLTAKNEDYDMSFRNLAVYAQSTGENMGKFEVYAKNSTAIDVFNAFTVYGGSVKAHSFEEYEYGIWAGSVTVNGGIVDAAGITYGIYAGDRKVIVNGGSVTAAGFSGIFGYEGIEINGGDVDATATGVSDENNFSYAIGSWYDVNVNGGSLTVHAKDKSSYGVFVSGSVAHLNAGEVIADGEGSGIAARPSCSSSGVELAGATVTTNRYTYIDDLRSKSGFFVKVANDVLYTDGEGNVFEGSIFKWDDLVGEFIDKLDVVAGKTLTPVYKISFETGDENISIESQKLAAGTTPTKPADPKRNGYKFVGWYTDKDFKTEFDWNEKISQDITVYAKWKKELPPVEYLDENGETKTITDYIELTGDESPDDPMFKNGGWFVVKGEVTYDEAQGNYLPFELQIDKNWNRLGPDVNLILADGAKLTAKNEDYYMSFRNLAVYAQSTGENMGKFEVYAENSTAIDVFNAFTVYGGSVKAVSENSDGISAGSVTVHGGIVDAAGTSSAEYSGFGIYASDENVIVNGGSVTAAGFRGILGSRGIEINGGDVDATATGVSDEYNFSYAIGSWYDVNVNGGSLTVHAKDKSSYGVYVSGSVAHLNAGEVFADGEGSGFAARPSCSSSGVELAGATVTTNRYTYIDDLGPKSDFFVKVAVNVLYTDGEGNVFEGSIFKWDDLVGEFIDKLDVVAGKTLRPVKPNIVVTQDGEGKIHAEINGNYIGEDDFIITDRIEVDEVKFERDFTTEGYSTIVLPFNIKTSLLVGVDSVLSFNGIVLDENKKKAVAMQVVWEKSMEEVELRAYTPYMIKMSDKSLEILGSVVLETTRDAVTEKDGWEFRGTYSFMKWTEDSPDLGRVYGFAASSEGDVSVGQFVKVAAGASIRPLRAYLIHNVPSMVRANGYYANRNVASIKDELPEQMNLVIVGKDKNGEEHTTVIGQFNTRSGEFRANSVKRVYDLKGRSVNKDARKVRGAYYGKNLLH